The genomic window GACTATATGCATGTTTTGTGTTGGATTGTATTTCAGAAAGTTTTTTACATTAGTACACTGTTATCAACTCTTAATTCTTAAGTTCTTAGCCTGGATAGCTTCATTTTGATGTCCTTCTTGAGCAGGATGAGACAGGGGTTTACAAGAACCTTCTACAGGAAATTGCTCAGAGGGTTGGAGCACCACTACCATCATACACACCCGTGCGCTCCGGCCTTGGACACCTACCTGTCTTCACTTGCACAGTGGAACTTGCTGGGATCATATTCACTGGGGAGCCAGCTAAGAACAAGAAGCAGGCAGAGAAGAATGCCGCAATGGCAGCATGGTCTTCCCTAAAACAATGTGAGTCTCATGCTTACATAGTTACACTAGCTTTCACATATTCTCTCGTATATTACAAGCTAATATGTAGCAGTAATTGAGGTTGACCACTTTAACCGACCACCTGTTATGTTTATCCCTGTTTGAAAACCTTTTTCCTGCCCGTTCATCTTGATGACCGCTTTATGTATGGTCCCTAGTTCGCTAGATACTTGAGCACATCCGTGTGAAAAACCAGATATAACTGTGTACAGAAACAGGTCTACTTGTTTTCAGAGCACTGTCCTAACAATATAGAATTCTAACTCTGTATGGGCTAAACATCAAATGGCCATCAAAGAAAGGACCAGATGTTAAAGTTGTCTAAAGTTTCTTGTCTATGTATATGTCTTGAAAAATAAGCTAGTTTCTCAGCAGAGTGCATCTAGAAAAATAAAAGTTGCACAAAACTAGGAAATGCATAGGTAACATGATGGATGAATGCTGGAAGAACTTGATGGCCAACTGAAATCAGCTTCTATCCTGAAgggaaatatatgtatatataaacatgtaTATGTACTTACATAGGTGTACATATATAATCTTTATGTGTGTATATCTCTATTATATGTATTTGAATAATAATCAGCATTTGCtacttaaacaatttttttagTAAGAAacgcacatacacacacacaagattttttttttttttggggggggggggatgGATGAAGGTCCTAAACTAAATTGAAATAGCATTTTCTTCTCCTGAAGCCTACTAAATTAATATAGATTTGCGCCCCCCCACCCCGGTAACCTTGATGGTGCAAATTGTTTCACAGGTTTTAGTCATCCAATTTGGTGCCTGAGGGGTGCACTTAATGTAAAACCATGATGAAATCCTTTTTGAATAGTGATCTTTTTGGCCATGACTTTTGATTTTTGAATGGTAAGTCTGTTGCTAGAATATATCGTATATTGGTTTCAGTGGCATGCCCATGGCTTAAAAACTTGATATTATTAAGGTTAACAGTCACAGTGTCTTATTGAAGTATTATATCAGATTATCTTGTCCATTTTGGTGACAGAGGGAAATATTTAGTCACCTAGTCATCCTTTGCGATCATATATTGGCTTCAGAGAGCATATTGGAAAATGTTCCCTAGGAAATGTGCCAATAATGTATCTGTAGCTAGAACACTTGTATCTGTAACTTGTTCTGAAGTTAGATTGTGTTAAGTGCTTACAATATCATCTTCTGATATGCTAGTGGCAAAGCAGTCAGCAAGCTCATCAAGCGAACCTGAGAACAATGACGAGCAGGAGCAGATCATAATTGCCCGGGCTCTCTTGAATTATCGCCTAAAGGAAAAGATGGCAATGGCCAACAACCCCAATGCCACACCATTCCCAAAGAAGTTTCCTATACAGCCAGATAAAAAGCCATCATTGCAACCTTCTCCATTCTCCGGATCAAAGATCTTACCTCTGATCCGGCTGAAATCTTCTCCAAGAACCCGCCCAACCTCCCCAGCAATGACTGATGGTGGTCCTCCATCTCCCTTCACACAACCAGAAAACCACAGTTCCCGGCCTCAGAAGTTCCCTGCAGCTGGAGCAGCTCCATATGTACCAGTTCGGCACTATAGAATGCCTTGCCATGGCATGGCGCCTCCAGTAACAATAAGGACAGCAGTGCCGGTCTTTTCAGCTCCATCTCTTCCACCACCAGCAGCACACCCACCACAAGCAGATCGTGGTCATCAGCTTCCTCCGCTTATGGGCCCGCCGATTCGTATGGCTTCCCCCGTTCGTATCAGACCGGTAGTGCCAGTCTTTGCTGCTCCACCTCCGGCCCCAGCTGCTACTACATTGATCCCAGTTCAGGTAAAGGAACCCCCAGCCCCAGCTAGTACTCCAGTGATCCCAGTTCAGTTTAAGGAACCCCCAGCACCAGCTAGTACACCAGTGATCCCAGTTCAGGTAAAAGAACTCCCGGCCCCCGCCAGTACTCCAGTTATCTCagttcaagcaaaggaaccaccACCAGTTGCGGCAGCCTCCCCCCCAGCTAAACCTTCTGCGGAGAACGAGGAAAATATTGATGGTGGTGCTGCGGAGGATCTGGAAGAGTCTACAGTGATAGAGAGCTTGAAGCAGCTCGAGATCTGATGATGCTGAAGTGCCAAGTCCTGAGAAAGTTAGATCTCTGTCATGCATTTAGTTGTCTTGCTTCTTGTTTAATTTTGTTTTCTGTGATGCTGGTAGGATTTTGAAAAGGCTAcattgtaataggatcttagctTTATAGAAGCAAAATTTCCGCAGTAGGCCGTTCAGCTTATTTGAAGGTCGCATCAgtttttggatttcaagcttcaAAGCCTTCAGTTTTAGTAAATGACGAGTATGCTCTTCACTACTATGAGAAGATCCTGTATAGTTGCTTCATCTCAATAAACAGCTAGCAGTTTGAAATCAGTATTACTCTTAGCGACCTTAACTTTAGCATTTTATTCCGAGAGCTGAACCTCCATCTCGTCGCTTGGAATGCATCTCTTGGTTATTACAATTTTGCATCACTCATGCTTGTAGTGATTGTTCACGGCTCCTCTTATTTCACCTGTCTGGAATAGCTTTTATGCTGCTAGGCCGGGGAGGGTTATATGCAGACTATTCCAGATGGGTTTATGATGATCATGGCCTTGTAGCTTATATGGTTTATTTCCAACAACAAAAACTGTCCACAATGGCCACTGAACTTTCAGTTTGTAGGTGCATCCTCTTACCTCGAACCAGAAAGGTTGGGGGTTGATTTGAAAGCAGTGCTCCTGTTTCAAGcaaattcatattttatatgcttGCTCTTATCTCAAGCTATTTTACTAGACCTTTTTTTTCCCCATGCTTAGGAGGGTCTTTTCATTATCATACATGGGCTCGTACTGTTCCAGTGCATTCACGAGCATGAAGACAAATCCTGAGGGTTAGTACACGATATTCAATTCATAGTTTTTAAAGTAAGAAGCCACAATATTAGTATGATAGAATTGATTGAGTGGCGCAATTTTTAACTCTCTTAAAATAATTGTCTCTAGAAAAAGTCAAAAACCGAAGCCATTTTATCAAGCACAAGGTCCAGATGCGAGTACTGGTTTCCAAAGTGACTTTGACAAGCGCAGATGACCGTCGCAATTGAAAGTGGCGCTCATGTCAAGATTCTCGTAATGATTCGAAGGTCATTTCTACTGGTTTTCTCGGTTCTCCAAAGATACGTTCAAGTGGAACTCCACGGTTAAGAGAgaaaagataaattttgaaaCACGAAGAGGAGATCTCTGatgtgattaaaattttaagaagagaagataaattttttttcgtgaaaaaatattttttatattttataaaaaataaaaatttataaaaaaatatattttccaaTTATCATgagataaaaattaataatttttttataattttttaaattcacagttaaaatcttataaaatattaataaataataataaaaaaatattgaataataatatatgCAAAGTCTCCATTTtgtcttcttaattttagaaaattttaattttatgatggCTAAAATCTCCGTtcgaatataatataataattacatttatattaatattataatatttatatcaacataatattttttattaatattaatataacatttatattatatattaatatttatatcaatataatattatattaatatctatattaataaattattatattaaaatattaatattatattaacaaaATAAATTGTTACGATctaatatgatattataatatatttatattaatataaatataatattattaatatctaTACAAATTTATatctattaaatataatattattattttttcataaaaataaataatcaaccAAACATAAATCAGACCAACTATCGTAcccaattttattttcaaaaaataactatcttaaaaattattttctagaaAAATATTTCCCACGAATCAAATTGAATCCTAAATGAGACGTCCAGTACTAGGACCGGCTCAACGAAGAAAGGTTTAGAAGCTTATTAAAAAACAGCCGAAGATGTACGGTGGCACCAACAGTACTTGATATACTTTTAGAGCGTACGAAGAATTTGTTGTCAATGGAGAGATCGAACAGAGGATAAAACTTTCAAGACACCTCGTCTCTCTTTAATGTATGACAATCGAACCATATACccataagaagaataagaagtaCCCTCCGATTAACAGCATGCGTGCCCATCATACAGACGACTAAAGGTCCCAAAAATAAAAAACAGGATAACAGAATTACTCAAAAATTGAGCAAATTCTGGATCTACTAAACCATCACTACTTTGCTCCGACACTGGATTTATTCACTGATGAAAAACATTACCATCACGCATCCTCCAATACTGAACCCATGCGCAAAATGGCTTCAGAAGCAAACGAACCTGctcttaaattaaataaaaatagcaTTAACATGGATCTTTATACTTACAAAACTGGATCTGCAACTCCCAACGCAGAATAGATAACATTGCTTAAATAAAAGACCAATTCACAAAACAAAAGGCCAGGCAATGGATGCTGTTGTCTTCAGCAGGGACTTTCCAGGCGATGGCTTGCTCATAGGAAACATGGCGGCCCATCCCAGACATGCAAACACCAGCTGATAGGTAAGCGTAGCCCtgcaatattatattattttttttaaaaaaaaaatgtagcgGACATTTTTACAGATGGAACCCCTCACAATAAAGACTTTAGATGATATGATAGAAAATGATTTGAAACATTAACCAGAGACTAAGAAAGAAAGTGGCAATATAATCCTTCAAAAGTCATGAGAGGTAATTGTCACACCACTGGTGGAGACACCACGAAAGCTTGGGTTGTCCCAATTTTGGACAAGGCAGAGCGATTTGATTCCACTCGGAATCAAGAACAGCGGGTATAAGGGTGGGGACTGGCACATTCTAAATCTCCACCCCCACCCCGCTCCCCCTtctaaaaaacaaaaataaaaaaaaataaacaaaaaacaaaacaaaCCAAAAGGgggaaaaagattaaaaaaagggTTTCAGGCGAAAAAAATAGTACCAGTGTGTGACAATCTCTCCAAGCAGCAAAAGCAAAAGGCATTTGGGTCAGGCAAGCATGCTACATCCTGCTACAGTCAACTCGACTCATCTTAAAATTGTTCAACAAAACGGAACAACTTGATCACAACCAATGATCTGACATACCAT from Elaeis guineensis isolate ETL-2024a chromosome 4, EG11, whole genome shotgun sequence includes these protein-coding regions:
- the LOC105044292 gene encoding double-stranded RNA-binding protein 6 gives rise to the protein MYKNQLQELAQRSCFNLPSYTCIREGPDHAPRFKATVNFNGEVFESPSFCTTLRQAEHSAAEVALHALANRGPSHSLAARILDETGVYKNLLQEIAQRVGAPLPSYTPVRSGLGHLPVFTCTVELAGIIFTGEPAKNKKQAEKNAAMAAWSSLKQLAKQSASSSSEPENNDEQEQIIIARALLNYRLKEKMAMANNPNATPFPKKFPIQPDKKPSLQPSPFSGSKILPLIRLKSSPRTRPTSPAMTDGGPPSPFTQPENHSSRPQKFPAAGAAPYVPVRHYRMPCHGMAPPVTIRTAVPVFSAPSLPPPAAHPPQADRGHQLPPLMGPPIRMASPVRIRPVVPVFAAPPPAPAATTLIPVQVKEPPAPASTPVIPVQFKEPPAPASTPVIPVQVKELPAPASTPVISVQAKEPPPVAAASPPAKPSAENEENIDGGAAEDLEESTVIESLKQLEI